The Salvelinus sp. IW2-2015 linkage group LG31, ASM291031v2, whole genome shotgun sequence genome window below encodes:
- the LOC111955609 gene encoding protein MTSS 1 → MCMRHRSIEAKLRQFSMVFIDCLINPLQDQMEEWKRVANTLDKDHAKEYKKARQEIKKKSSDTLKLQKKAKKADVFGRGDIQPQLDNAMQDISDKYLLLEETEKQAVRKALVEERSRFCTLVSMLRPVVEEEMSMLGEITHLQTLTDDLKALTMDPHKLPPASEQVILDLKGSESSWSYQTPPSSPSTTASRKSSMCSSLNSVNSSDSRSSGSHCHSPTSHYRYRSSALPQQGPARLSSVSSHDSGFISQDAYQSKSPSPMPPDTHPQISGSSSSPSLRTCQPVSEGSYSSSSSSSPASSKETCSSTRVEQLSNGYDHHHHGPSAAPYLSGGGMQEVYPDLPPSSPSTPLASPSYSPTSPEWAWSRPGSALPVDSPPYCTLGPGMIPSSKVLTWKDWAKPGPYDQPMVNTLRRTKEKRETPDPSSPQATTPGDEPQRAKGTNAVIQREEAEAHEELALALARGLQLDIQRSSRDSLQCSSGYSTQNTTPCCSEDTIPSQVSDYDYFSVGGDQESDQPDFDKSSTIPRNSDISQSYRRMFHAKRPASTAGIPTTAPSPASIVTPGVATIRRTPSSKPNLRRPSGGLGLGPIPVKPPMIPVKTPTVPEHPGVFFRGESEGGGPLSPRSPLSSAADNGLVSSKATWDTQAPSDSPTSPPQSGSRLSEWDREALPEVQEEEPGCGEGEDVLLAIRRGVKLKKTASNDRSAPRIV, encoded by the exons ATGTGTATGAGGCACCGGAGCATCGAGGCCAAGCTCAGGCAGTTCTCCAT GGTTTTCATCGACTGCCTGATTAACCCTCTGCAAGACcagatggaggagtggaagagagtgGCCAACACGCTGGACAAGGACCACGCCAAAG AGTACAAGAAAGCCCGTCAGGAGATCAAAAAGAAATCCTCCGACACTCTCAAGCTGCAGAAGAAGGCTAAGAAAG CTGACGTGTTCG GCCGGGGGGACATCCAGCCCCAGCTGGACAATGCCATGCAGGACATCAGTGATAAGTACCTGCTtctggaggagacagagaagcagGCGGTCAGGAAGGccctggtggaggagaggagccgCTTCTGCACCTTAGTCTCCATGCTGAGGCCCGTCGTG GAAGAGGAGATGTCCATGTTGGGGGAGATCACTCACCTGCAGACCCTCACTGACGACCTGAAGGCTCTGACCATGGACCCCCACAAGCTGCCCCCTGCCAGCGAGCAG GTCATTCTGGACCTGAAGGGATCTGAGAGCAGCTGGTCCTACCagacccctccttcctcccccagcACCACAGCATCCAGGAAGTCCAGCATGTGCAG TAGTCTGAACAGCGTCAACAGCAGCGACTCTCGCTCCAGCGGCTCTCactgccactcccccacctcccACTACCGCTACCGGAGCTCCGCCCTCCCTCAGCAAGGCCCCGCCCGCCTTTCTAGTGTCTCTTCCCACGACTCCGGCTTCATCTCCCAGGATGCCTACCAGTCCAAGTCGCCCTCGCCCATGCCCCCTGACACCCACCCACAG ATCTCTGGCTCTTCATCCTCGCCGTCTCTGAGGACTTGCCAGCCTGTCAGTGAGGGCAGCtactcctcgtcctcctcttcctcacctgcCTCCTCTAAGGAGACCTGCTCCAGCACTAGGGTGGAACAG CTGTCAAACGGGtatgatcatcatcatcacgGGCCCTCCGCAGCCCCATATCTGTCTGGCGGGGGCATGCAGGAGGTCTACCCcgacctccctccatcctccccctccacccccctcgcCTCGCCCTCCTACTCTCCCACCTCCCCCGAGTGGGCATGGTCGAGACCAGGTTCCGCCCTCCCGGTGGACAGCCCCCCCTATTGCACCCTGGGACCGGGCATGATCCCCTCCTCCAAGGTCCTCACCTGGAAG GACTGGGCCAAGCCGGGGCCCTACGACCAGCCCATGGTGAACACCTTGAGGAGGAccaaggagaagagggagactcCAGATCCCAGCAGCCCCCAGGCCACCACACCAGGGGATGAGCCCCAGAGAGCCAAGGGCACCAATGcagttatacaacgg GAGGAGGCGGAGGCCCATGAGGAGCTGGCCCTGGCRCTGGCCCGCGGGTTGCAGCTGGATATCCAGCGCTCCAGCAGGGACTCCCTGCAGTGCTCCAGTGGCTACAGCACCCAGAACACCACACCCTGCTGCTCTGAGGACACCATCCCCTCACAAG TGTCCGACTACGACTACTTCTCCGTGGGTGGTGACCAGGAGTCAGACCAGCCCGACTTCGACAAGTCCTCCACCATCCCCCGCAACAGTGACATCAGCCAGTCCTACCGCCGCATGTTCCATGCCAAGCGGCCGGCCTCCACAGCGGGCATCCCCACCACAGCCCCCTCCCCCGCCAGCATTGTCACCCCCGGGGTGGCCACCATCCGCCGCACGCCCTCCTCCAAGCCCAACCTGCGCCGGCCCTCCGGAGGCCTGGGTCTGGGCCCCATCCCTGTCAAGCCCCCCATGATCCCCGTCAAGACGCCCACTGTGCCCGAGCACCCCGGGGTGTTCttcagaggagagagtgagggagggggacCACTGAGCCCACGGAGCCCACTCTCTTCAGCGGCTGACAACGGGTTGGTGTCTTCCAAGGCAACTTGGGACACTCAGGCCCCCTCCGATTCTCCCACTTCCCCACCTCAGTCTGGTAGTAGGCTGTCAGAGTGGGACCGCGAGGCCCTGCCGGAGGTTCAGGAGGAGGAGCCCGGGTGCGGCGAGGGGGAAGATGTGCTCTTGGCCATAAGGCGAGGGGTCAAGCTGAAGAAGACGGCATCCAACGACCGGTCGGCGCCGCGAATAGTGTGA